A DNA window from Methylocystis heyeri contains the following coding sequences:
- a CDS encoding adenylate/guanylate cyclase domain-containing protein, with translation METQDHAAEWSSRLERFTRLATGLLLMGFAGSHFLSHATGLFGLEGIERFGRGVIMAPWRTGPGRWLLLAALLIHLGLGLIALLRRRHLRMPAVQAVQYGLGLLIPLLILPHAVNVRLGYSFYSLDDSYYRILYQYWISSPAAGLTRQFFLMLALWTHGCIGIHMWLRYRPSYRKFNKTLLGLAIAAPVLGMFGIMNAGWDEKLRSVTEPGFAALHGAPHPGTVPAARLASLVSLSDQWRVAYLALIGAVFATRGLRQWRARRGAGVQIRYLGTKTVTAPRGFSILEASIFNHIPHVSLCGGKARCTTCRVRVVDGGEQLPPPNAIERATLERVGAPEGVRLACQTRPLAHLTVEPLVPASVAGDAQGVAFEHGGEMLITAMFVDLRDSTRLAAGRLPFDTLFIVNRFIKAVTGGIEAHGGYVTSVAGDGVMSAFGVNGNGAEGASGAIAAALDIWKALERLNYELEPELKFPLRFGIGVHTGLAVVGAIASSGRSSLQFLGDTGNVAQRLEAATKDRGCVMIASNAAFAAAGLNPGVASEHSTIVVRGLEGAEISVRLFRERESVLDDPHQPGPVGAIG, from the coding sequence ATGGAGACGCAGGACCACGCCGCTGAGTGGAGTTCTCGGCTGGAGCGTTTCACGCGGCTCGCAACGGGGCTCCTGCTCATGGGTTTCGCTGGCTCGCATTTTCTGAGCCATGCGACGGGCCTCTTTGGCCTCGAGGGAATCGAGCGATTTGGCCGCGGCGTCATCATGGCCCCGTGGCGAACCGGCCCTGGCCGATGGTTGCTTCTGGCGGCCTTGCTCATACATCTCGGGCTTGGGCTGATTGCGCTTTTGCGCCGGCGTCATCTGCGGATGCCCGCCGTGCAAGCCGTCCAATATGGCCTTGGTCTGCTGATACCGCTGTTGATCCTGCCGCATGCTGTGAATGTCCGGCTCGGCTATTCTTTTTACAGTCTCGATGACAGCTATTATCGCATCCTCTATCAGTATTGGATCAGTTCGCCCGCGGCGGGTTTAACCCGCCAATTCTTTCTGATGCTGGCATTATGGACGCATGGCTGCATCGGGATCCATATGTGGCTGCGTTACCGGCCTTCCTATCGAAAATTCAACAAGACGTTGCTCGGTCTCGCGATCGCGGCGCCGGTTTTGGGCATGTTCGGGATCATGAACGCGGGCTGGGACGAAAAACTGCGCTCTGTCACCGAACCCGGGTTCGCCGCGCTACATGGCGCGCCGCATCCGGGCACGGTCCCCGCCGCGCGCCTCGCCTCCCTGGTCTCTCTTTCGGATCAATGGCGCGTCGCCTATCTCGCTCTCATCGGCGCGGTATTCGCCACGCGGGGGTTGCGCCAATGGCGTGCGCGGCGGGGGGCAGGGGTGCAGATCCGCTATCTCGGGACAAAGACGGTGACGGCGCCGCGCGGATTTTCCATACTCGAGGCGAGCATTTTCAACCACATTCCACATGTATCCTTGTGCGGGGGAAAAGCGCGCTGCACGACCTGCCGCGTAAGAGTCGTGGACGGGGGCGAACAACTCCCGCCGCCCAACGCCATCGAGCGGGCGACGCTGGAGCGCGTAGGGGCGCCCGAGGGCGTCCGCTTGGCCTGCCAGACGCGGCCGCTCGCCCATCTCACGGTTGAGCCGCTCGTGCCGGCCTCCGTCGCCGGCGACGCTCAGGGCGTCGCCTTCGAACATGGCGGCGAAATGCTGATCACGGCGATGTTTGTCGATTTGCGCGATTCTACGCGGCTTGCGGCGGGGCGATTGCCTTTCGATACGCTTTTTATCGTCAATCGCTTCATCAAGGCGGTGACCGGCGGCATCGAAGCGCATGGCGGCTATGTCACCAGCGTCGCAGGAGACGGCGTCATGAGCGCTTTCGGCGTCAACGGAAATGGCGCGGAAGGGGCGAGCGGCGCGATCGCGGCCGCCCTCGACATATGGAAGGCGCTGGAGCGCTTGAATTACGAACTCGAGCCCGAATTGAAGTTTCCGTTGAGGTTCGGCATCGGCGTCCACACCGGACTGGCCGTGGTCGGCGCGATTGCGTCATCGGGGCGCAGCTCGCTGCAGTTCTTGGGGGATACCGGCAATGTCGCCCAGCGCCTGGAAGCGGCGACCAAGGACCGTGGTTGCGTAATGATCGCTTCAAACGCGGCCTTTGCGGCTGCGGGGCTGAACCCAGGCGTGGCTTCGGAGCATTCGACGATCGTCGTCCGAGGTCTCGAGGGTGCGGAAATTTCCGTCCGTCTCTTTCGAGAAAGAGAAAGCGTATTGGACGACCCCCATCAACCTGGGCCGGTCGGCGCCATAGGATGA
- a CDS encoding DUF2312 domain-containing protein, whose amino-acid sequence MADTDTVGIAGDRIRSLIERVEHIEEEIKALNEAKKEIFAEAKGDGFDVKVLKEIIRLRKQDKDERDEHESLLDLYLRAMEAPDAARAKAA is encoded by the coding sequence ATGGCCGACACCGATACTGTGGGAATCGCGGGCGATCGTATCCGCTCTTTGATTGAGCGTGTCGAGCATATCGAGGAAGAGATCAAGGCGCTCAACGAAGCGAAGAAGGAAATCTTCGCGGAAGCAAAAGGTGACGGCTTCGATGTGAAGGTGCTGAAGGAGATCATCCGTCTGCGCAAGCAAGATAAGGACGAGCGCGACGAGCATGAGTCCCTGCTCGATTTGTATCTCAGAGCAATGGAAGCGCCGGACGCCGCGCGGGCAAAGGCCGCCTGA
- a CDS encoding MFS transporter has translation MQNSKILRESINATPSDKAATARLSAADRPKAIQAVDNRPLQGWRFWLFNAVLALGNIVVLSNVPGYTSVAPYVAGSLGGVTPSFGSWATTDHMVGLALGLPFARWFSARFGDYRAYAVAFVLYAFASLLCASSETLWLFLPARIALGFVGGVILPIGQALALGEVPERFRTLMVGFWGVMSMTPFTIGVAIATWYAEFASWRMLFISNIVVSLLVAAVVASLLYGRGFARKISRFDITGSILLVAIVYGTQTIFNMGNDFDWLASPILQFALIVVAIALPSFVIWELSERRPVLDLRLFAHRNYAIATTCSVFGFLVIQGLLSLEIGQLQLLNGYSSSLAGLVYLGMIILAAPFVSIMHELNRKIDVRLVSFFCFVGLAVTLTWFGLFDKLASFDQVFWPFLFYGFFIACFFAPLAALAMQGLSGSQLIRAAEELAFLRTVAGSFGISLMAVIQFRRQPFHQLELADHLGGRRFASLDLLGQLTGKLQDAGVSAAAMNKQLGKLMKEQSALLGLNDVFLFGAVVFVALAALIWFARPTPIAPFRRKEELRRLKAEELMEQP, from the coding sequence ATGCAGAATTCAAAAATCCTGCGTGAAAGCATAAATGCGACGCCGTCCGACAAGGCGGCGACGGCTCGGCTGTCCGCCGCCGATCGACCAAAGGCGATACAGGCGGTCGACAACAGGCCCCTGCAGGGATGGCGTTTCTGGCTGTTCAACGCGGTATTGGCTCTGGGCAATATCGTCGTGCTCTCCAATGTGCCGGGCTACACCTCGGTCGCCCCATATGTTGCGGGAAGCCTCGGCGGCGTCACCCCGAGTTTCGGCTCCTGGGCGACGACGGACCATATGGTCGGCCTCGCGCTCGGACTTCCCTTCGCACGCTGGTTCTCCGCGCGTTTCGGCGATTATCGCGCCTATGCCGTCGCCTTCGTTCTCTACGCCTTCGCCTCTCTTTTGTGCGCCTCCAGCGAAACCCTGTGGCTGTTTCTGCCGGCGCGAATAGCGCTCGGCTTCGTCGGCGGCGTCATACTTCCGATCGGACAAGCACTCGCGCTGGGCGAGGTTCCAGAGCGCTTTCGCACGCTCATGGTCGGATTCTGGGGCGTCATGAGCATGACGCCTTTCACCATAGGCGTCGCCATCGCCACCTGGTACGCCGAATTCGCGAGCTGGCGCATGCTGTTCATCTCGAACATCGTCGTGTCGCTGCTGGTTGCGGCCGTCGTCGCGTCGCTGCTTTACGGGCGCGGCTTCGCGCGCAAGATCTCGCGTTTCGACATTACGGGAAGCATCCTCCTCGTCGCGATCGTCTATGGGACCCAGACCATCTTCAACATGGGCAATGATTTCGACTGGCTGGCGTCGCCGATATTGCAGTTCGCGCTGATCGTCGTCGCGATCGCCCTGCCCTCCTTCGTCATATGGGAGCTGAGCGAGCGCCGCCCCGTGCTCGATTTGCGCCTCTTCGCCCATCGCAACTACGCCATCGCCACGACCTGTTCGGTGTTCGGCTTTCTCGTCATCCAGGGCCTGCTGTCGCTCGAGATCGGGCAGTTGCAGTTGCTCAACGGCTATTCGTCCTCGCTCGCCGGCCTCGTCTATCTCGGCATGATCATCCTCGCCGCGCCCTTCGTGTCGATCATGCACGAACTCAACCGCAAGATCGACGTCCGGCTGGTGTCGTTTTTCTGCTTCGTCGGCCTCGCCGTGACCCTCACCTGGTTCGGCCTGTTCGACAAGCTCGCCTCTTTCGATCAGGTCTTCTGGCCGTTCCTGTTTTACGGCTTCTTCATCGCGTGTTTTTTTGCGCCTCTGGCGGCGCTGGCGATGCAGGGGCTTTCGGGATCGCAGCTGATCAGGGCGGCGGAAGAGCTCGCCTTCCTGCGCACGGTCGCCGGCTCCTTCGGCATTTCGCTGATGGCCGTGATTCAATTTCGCCGACAGCCCTTCCATCAGCTCGAGCTCGCGGACCATCTTGGAGGACGACGCTTCGCTTCGCTGGATCTTCTCGGCCAATTGACGGGCAAACTGCAGGACGCCGGCGTCAGCGCCGCCGCCATGAACAAACAGCTTGGGAAACTCATGAAGGAGCAATCTGCGCTATTGGGATTGAACGACGTTTTCCTTTTCGGCGCCGTCGTATTCGTGGCGCTGGCCGCTCTCATATGGTTCGCCCGGCCGACGCCGATCGCGCCATTCCGGCGCAAGGAGGAGTTGCGGCGTCTGAAGGCCGAGGAGTTGATGGAACAGCCATGA
- the tssG gene encoding type VI secretion system baseplate subunit TssG encodes MSYFKDFEQQPWRFDFFDLARHIERSLGSGSSISLGPRPRIGDSASRKDETIDIDGRAVKLSFGQDPWMAFPGSNVSAAQWRPRNDVISPEFDQDAPPEPDRLHFVAKFLGLLGPQGALPLSQTEETYGWLLEHDSAYAHFLDIFNNRFLQLFYRAWADARPIVQHDRPDCDRFGAYVNSVIGVGSPAFANVSAAPSGISLYAGVLGTRIKSSSRLKAAIRGLFGVAVEIEELVGGWLVFEESDLSRIGRKNCGLGSDLMLGAASFSVQDRFRIRIIVENIARYRDFLPAGEDCRKLADLVFFHIGEEMNWDVEIALPASQATPVRLGEAGELGWTSWMAPDLEAGGLRSEARFNPAECARRKAAI; translated from the coding sequence GTGAGCTATTTCAAGGATTTCGAACAACAGCCCTGGCGCTTCGATTTTTTCGACCTGGCGAGGCATATAGAGCGCTCGCTCGGGAGCGGCTCTTCAATATCGCTTGGCCCGCGTCCGCGGATCGGCGACAGCGCTTCGCGCAAGGACGAGACGATCGATATCGACGGCCGCGCGGTCAAACTGTCGTTCGGACAGGATCCCTGGATGGCATTTCCGGGCTCCAATGTCTCCGCGGCCCAATGGCGCCCGCGAAACGACGTCATATCCCCGGAATTCGATCAGGACGCTCCACCGGAACCGGACAGGCTGCATTTCGTCGCGAAGTTCTTGGGACTCCTCGGGCCGCAGGGAGCCCTGCCGCTGTCGCAGACCGAAGAAACATATGGCTGGCTGCTCGAACACGACTCGGCGTACGCGCATTTTCTCGACATCTTCAACAATCGCTTTTTGCAATTATTCTATCGCGCCTGGGCCGATGCGCGCCCGATCGTTCAGCATGATCGGCCCGATTGCGACCGCTTCGGCGCCTATGTGAATTCCGTCATCGGAGTCGGCTCGCCCGCCTTCGCGAATGTGAGCGCCGCGCCCTCCGGGATATCGCTTTATGCAGGCGTATTGGGAACGCGCATAAAATCCTCCTCGCGGCTCAAAGCCGCGATCCGGGGATTGTTCGGCGTTGCGGTCGAGATCGAAGAGTTGGTCGGCGGCTGGCTCGTCTTCGAAGAAAGCGACCTCTCCAGGATCGGACGCAAGAATTGCGGACTTGGTTCAGATCTCATGCTGGGCGCAGCTTCCTTCAGCGTGCAAGACAGGTTTCGCATTCGCATCATCGTCGAGAATATCGCCCGCTATCGCGATTTCCTGCCGGCTGGCGAAGACTGCCGCAAGCTTGCGGACCTCGTATTTTTCCATATCGGCGAGGAGATGAACTGGGACGTCGAAATCGCTCTTCCGGCCTCCCAGGCGACGCCTGTGCGCTTGGGGGAGGCCGGGGAACTCGGCTGGACCAGTTGGATGGCGCCGGATCTCGAAGCCGGCGGACTTCGCAGCGAAGCGAGATTTAATCCGGCCGAATGCGCGCGGCGCAAAGCGGCGATTTAG
- the tssH gene encoding type VI secretion system ATPase TssH, with amino-acid sequence MADISLEIVTGKLNRVGYDAFMRALRQAKGAGHRNVELAHWLSHILQSPRSDLDLSADYFKLDRAKLLGDIERVIDSFRSNETQMPGVANAVVDALDRGWYYATLFYGETQIRSGHLLTALLKSVEMRRALFALSREFEKIGEDVLTAEHRKIWADSEEENLRPLDNSGLVGASSAPSEGRGAQTALDRFAQDLTEKARSGKLDPVLGRDDEIRQVIDVLMRRRQNNPILVGEAGVGKTAVAEGFAQRIVAGDVPPPLLGVKLMSLDIGLLQAGASMKGEFEQRLRSVIDEVQSSASPVILFIDEAHTLIGAGGQAGVGDAANLLKPALARGTLRTLAATTFAEYRRYIEKDPALSRRFQAVNVDEPSVDGCIEMLRGMAKPMERHHKVRVSEAAIAAAVRLSHRYIPARQLPDKAISLLDTACARTAISQSATPASIEDARAAIAAFESEKAALIGDRDLGQTDDRRLDVIEEQLAVAREKLATLDAAWAKEKALVEEIRSLREIALEAEAEKAEAGRASLDAKWEELNTLDPEKRMVYAHVDEQCVAAIVSDWTGIPVGRMVKDEIETVLTLADVLNKRVVGQKHGLSAIAKRIETSRARLDNPNKPVGVFMLVGPSGVGKTETALALAEQIYGGEHNIVTINMSEFQEPHSVSTLKGAPPGYVGYGEGGRLTEAVRRKPYSVVLLDEVEKAHPDVHEIFFQVFDKGQMEDGNGRRIDFKNTLIILTSNVGTDLIMQLAEDPDYAQNPEALARALQPELLRVFPPALLGRIVTIPYFPLSSETLAGIVRLQLNRIGKRVADGYQAEFVYDDAVVDHIVSQCRDPDSGGRMVDNIVTNTLLPALSRDFLKRALAKQSFSQVRVSIAEGDFRYACD; translated from the coding sequence ATGGCCGACATCAGTCTCGAAATCGTAACCGGCAAGCTCAATCGAGTCGGTTACGACGCCTTCATGCGCGCCCTGCGACAAGCAAAAGGGGCAGGACATCGCAATGTCGAACTTGCGCATTGGCTGTCGCACATATTGCAGAGCCCTCGCAGCGATCTCGATCTTTCCGCCGATTACTTCAAGCTCGATCGCGCCAAGCTTCTCGGCGATATCGAGCGGGTCATCGATAGCTTCCGCAGCAACGAAACCCAAATGCCGGGCGTCGCCAACGCGGTGGTGGACGCGCTTGATCGGGGGTGGTACTACGCGACGCTTTTTTATGGCGAAACTCAGATCAGAAGCGGCCATCTGCTCACGGCGCTGCTCAAATCCGTGGAGATGAGACGCGCGCTGTTCGCGCTTTCCCGAGAATTTGAAAAGATCGGCGAAGACGTGCTGACCGCCGAGCACCGCAAGATTTGGGCGGACTCCGAAGAGGAGAATCTCCGTCCTCTCGACAATTCGGGTCTTGTTGGCGCTTCCTCGGCCCCATCTGAAGGGCGCGGGGCGCAGACCGCGCTGGATCGGTTTGCGCAGGATCTGACCGAGAAGGCGAGGAGCGGCAAACTCGACCCGGTGCTCGGCCGCGACGACGAAATTCGCCAGGTCATCGACGTGCTGATGCGTCGCCGTCAGAACAATCCCATTCTCGTTGGCGAGGCGGGCGTGGGAAAGACCGCCGTCGCTGAAGGGTTTGCGCAGCGCATCGTCGCTGGGGATGTGCCGCCGCCCTTGCTCGGCGTCAAGCTCATGTCGCTCGACATCGGATTGCTGCAGGCGGGCGCCTCGATGAAGGGGGAGTTCGAGCAGCGACTCCGATCGGTAATCGACGAGGTGCAATCCTCCGCCTCGCCGGTAATTTTGTTCATCGATGAAGCGCACACGCTGATCGGCGCCGGGGGCCAGGCCGGAGTCGGCGACGCAGCCAATCTTTTGAAGCCAGCGCTGGCGCGTGGAACGTTGCGAACGCTCGCAGCGACGACCTTTGCCGAATACCGGCGCTATATCGAGAAAGACCCGGCGCTCTCGCGACGCTTCCAGGCCGTCAATGTGGACGAACCGAGCGTCGACGGCTGCATCGAGATGCTCCGCGGCATGGCGAAGCCGATGGAACGCCATCACAAGGTGCGCGTCTCCGAGGCCGCCATCGCCGCAGCGGTCAGGCTTTCGCATCGTTATATTCCCGCACGCCAGTTGCCCGACAAGGCGATCAGCCTGCTCGACACCGCCTGCGCGCGCACTGCGATTTCGCAAAGCGCCACGCCGGCGTCGATCGAAGACGCTCGCGCGGCCATCGCCGCGTTTGAAAGCGAGAAGGCTGCGCTCATCGGTGACCGTGACCTCGGACAAACCGATGACAGGCGCTTGGACGTGATTGAAGAGCAGCTTGCCGTGGCCCGCGAAAAGCTCGCAACGTTGGACGCCGCTTGGGCAAAGGAAAAGGCGTTGGTGGAAGAGATACGCTCGCTCCGCGAGATCGCGCTGGAAGCCGAAGCCGAGAAGGCGGAGGCGGGACGCGCGTCGCTCGACGCCAAATGGGAAGAACTCAACACGCTCGATCCCGAAAAACGAATGGTTTATGCGCATGTAGACGAGCAATGTGTGGCGGCGATCGTCTCGGACTGGACCGGCATTCCGGTCGGCCGCATGGTCAAGGACGAGATCGAGACCGTGCTCACGCTGGCCGATGTCTTGAACAAACGCGTCGTCGGCCAGAAGCATGGTCTTTCGGCGATCGCCAAGCGCATCGAGACCAGCCGCGCAAGACTCGACAATCCGAACAAGCCGGTCGGCGTATTTATGCTGGTTGGCCCGTCAGGCGTCGGCAAGACCGAGACAGCTCTGGCGCTCGCCGAGCAAATCTATGGCGGCGAGCATAATATCGTTACCATCAACATGTCCGAGTTCCAGGAGCCCCATAGCGTTTCGACCCTCAAGGGCGCGCCTCCCGGCTATGTCGGTTATGGCGAAGGCGGACGATTGACCGAAGCCGTTCGCAGAAAGCCTTACAGCGTGGTGTTGCTCGATGAGGTCGAGAAAGCGCATCCCGATGTGCACGAGATCTTTTTTCAGGTCTTCGACAAGGGTCAGATGGAAGACGGCAACGGGCGTCGCATCGATTTTAAAAACACGCTGATCATCCTGACCTCCAATGTCGGGACGGATCTGATCATGCAACTTGCCGAGGACCCGGATTACGCCCAGAATCCGGAAGCGCTGGCGCGTGCTCTGCAACCCGAACTTCTGCGCGTATTTCCACCGGCGCTGCTCGGGCGCATCGTGACGATTCCCTATTTCCCGCTGTCCAGCGAGACATTGGCGGGCATCGTGCGGCTGCAATTGAACCGCATCGGCAAGCGCGTTGCGGACGGCTATCAGGCGGAATTCGTCTATGACGACGCCGTGGTCGACCACATCGTATCGCAATGTCGAGATCCGGACTCCGGGGGCCGAATGGTCGATAATATCGTCACCAACACGCTTCTGCCCGCGCTCTCGCGCGATTTCTTGAAGCGCGCCCTGGCAAAGCAAAGCTTTTCGCAGGTTCGGGTTTCGATCGCGGAGGGAGACTTTCGCTACGCCTGCGATTGA
- a CDS encoding efflux transporter outer membrane subunit, whose product MKRLRSAISLGALALAGSGCAPTGNEERAEFIAPPAMEHTLQQSGAGPAQWPTHEWWRQFKSAELDRLIETALAENQNLKRSIDRLKQADAMTQIEGSKLLPFVGSDWGMRQNRIPSHGVVASYNPAIAGQEKTMAYINPMSMYYEFDFWGKNRATLDAALGERAAQQAELAETQLVLTTAIARAYFRGLAAERQLQLAREMVRLRREALTIAETRFRTGLDIEDATASARVDLENALKREAGVAALLALQQDLAARLSGQGPDAGRGLFASGRVAAPSAPPLPKALPVELLIHRPDLSAAMHRAEAAAQRIHYAKAEFLPSVNMTILTGLEASQHSTHIDKLGTYLFRASAFNYIVQPGFHLPLFEGGRLSGRLEERRSEYDEAVDGYNETLLHAAQQVADSLVNVKQTHEVVDAQARLVAASKAKLDLARVRWNNGLKDRREIIGYGHDALQEAYVQRALEADHLSARVDLIQALGGGYEQGPNPGDIRIVPEDDGLSPYVNFIESFGGG is encoded by the coding sequence ATGAAGCGGCTTAGATCTGCAATCAGCCTCGGCGCCCTCGCCCTGGCGGGCTCGGGCTGCGCCCCGACCGGAAACGAAGAGCGCGCCGAATTCATCGCGCCGCCGGCCATGGAACATACGCTTCAGCAAAGCGGCGCCGGGCCGGCTCAGTGGCCGACCCATGAATGGTGGCGCCAGTTCAAGAGCGCGGAGCTCGATCGCCTGATCGAAACGGCGCTCGCGGAAAACCAGAACCTGAAACGATCGATCGATCGGCTGAAACAGGCCGATGCGATGACCCAGATCGAAGGTTCGAAACTGCTGCCTTTCGTGGGCTCCGATTGGGGGATGCGGCAGAACCGCATTCCGAGCCACGGCGTCGTGGCCTCGTATAATCCGGCCATCGCGGGCCAGGAAAAAACGATGGCCTACATCAACCCGATGTCGATGTATTACGAATTCGACTTCTGGGGAAAGAACAGGGCGACGCTCGACGCCGCGCTGGGAGAGCGCGCGGCGCAACAGGCGGAGCTCGCCGAGACCCAGCTCGTGCTCACGACGGCTATTGCGCGCGCCTATTTCCGTGGCCTCGCCGCGGAGCGCCAGCTCCAGCTCGCACGGGAGATGGTCCGGCTTCGCCGCGAGGCGCTGACCATCGCCGAAACACGCTTTCGCACCGGCCTCGACATCGAAGACGCGACCGCTTCGGCCCGCGTCGATCTCGAAAACGCGCTCAAGCGTGAGGCGGGCGTCGCCGCTTTGCTGGCGCTGCAGCAGGATCTGGCGGCTCGCCTGAGCGGCCAGGGACCGGATGCGGGACGCGGCCTGTTCGCCTCCGGACGGGTCGCTGCGCCGAGCGCGCCGCCGCTGCCCAAAGCGCTTCCGGTCGAGCTGCTCATTCACAGGCCCGACCTCTCCGCCGCGATGCATCGCGCGGAAGCTGCGGCCCAGCGCATACACTACGCCAAGGCGGAGTTTCTGCCTTCGGTCAATATGACGATACTGACCGGTCTCGAAGCTTCGCAGCATTCGACCCATATCGACAAGCTCGGAACCTACCTGTTCCGCGCCTCGGCGTTCAATTACATCGTGCAGCCGGGATTCCATCTGCCCTTGTTCGAAGGCGGCCGCCTGAGCGGACGGCTGGAGGAACGGCGCTCGGAATATGACGAAGCGGTCGACGGCTATAATGAAACGCTGCTGCATGCGGCGCAGCAGGTCGCGGACAGTCTCGTAAACGTCAAGCAGACCCACGAAGTGGTCGACGCTCAGGCGCGTCTCGTCGCCGCCAGCAAGGCCAAGCTGGACCTCGCCCGGGTGCGCTGGAACAACGGCTTGAAGGATCGCCGCGAGATCATCGGCTATGGCCACGACGCGCTGCAGGAGGCCTATGTCCAGCGCGCTCTCGAGGCCGATCATCTCTCGGCGCGGGTCGATCTGATCCAGGCTTTGGGCGGCGGTTACGAACAGGGCCCCAATCCCGGCGATATTCGCATCGTTCCGGAAGACGACGGCCTTTCGCCTTACGTCAACTTCATCGAGTCCTTCGGCGGAGGCTGA
- a CDS encoding HlyD family secretion protein — protein MSLNRKQIRSRRNIGLAGVAAVALAAGLYFAGNWAAKGRFEVQTDNAFVTGNLIPVYADATGVVAEVLAEETQNVKRGDLLVRLDGQRAQAALEQASGELARAVRTVGALYENRRQSCEKIASRIALRDRSRHDLARYQQASPSGSVSQQVLQNARDQLAALEADVREARADTQSIEARVANVTPSTHPDIVTAKAKYLEAYIEFARQAVKAPASGYVAKRKAQIGDRVRPGDQILTIVPLDHLWIEANLWENSMAKVRPGQPAKVVVDLYGRSVVYHGKVEGLTPGSGSVFALLPPDNATGNFIHIVQRVPVRISLPADELAKNPLRPGLSTVTTIDVTDDRTPVDASEAKTTAPEYSTDIYDADLKQGGVQAEQIVKQNLFANADQTPKKCEIGE, from the coding sequence ATGTCGCTTAACCGAAAACAGATTCGCAGCCGCAGAAACATCGGATTGGCCGGCGTCGCCGCAGTCGCCCTGGCGGCCGGGCTGTATTTTGCGGGAAACTGGGCGGCCAAAGGCCGCTTCGAAGTTCAGACCGACAACGCCTTCGTGACAGGCAACCTCATTCCGGTTTATGCGGACGCCACCGGCGTCGTGGCCGAAGTCCTGGCGGAAGAAACCCAAAACGTAAAGCGCGGCGATCTCCTGGTTCGGCTCGACGGACAAAGGGCGCAAGCGGCGCTCGAGCAGGCGAGCGGCGAGCTTGCGCGCGCAGTGCGCACGGTGGGCGCCCTTTATGAGAACCGGCGCCAATCCTGCGAAAAAATCGCTTCGCGCATCGCCCTGCGGGACAGGTCGCGCCACGATCTCGCTCGCTATCAGCAGGCGTCCCCGAGCGGGTCGGTCTCGCAACAGGTGCTGCAGAATGCGCGCGATCAGCTCGCCGCGCTCGAGGCGGATGTGCGCGAAGCGCGCGCGGACACGCAGTCGATCGAAGCCAGGGTCGCGAATGTGACGCCCTCGACCCATCCCGACATCGTGACCGCGAAGGCCAAATATCTGGAAGCCTATATCGAATTCGCCCGGCAGGCGGTGAAGGCGCCGGCCTCCGGCTATGTCGCCAAACGCAAAGCCCAGATCGGCGACCGTGTGCGTCCAGGCGATCAGATCCTGACCATCGTGCCGCTGGATCACCTGTGGATTGAGGCGAATCTGTGGGAAAACTCGATGGCGAAAGTGCGCCCGGGCCAACCGGCCAAAGTCGTCGTCGACCTCTATGGCCGCAGCGTCGTCTATCACGGCAAGGTCGAAGGCCTGACTCCCGGTTCGGGCAGCGTGTTCGCGCTGCTGCCCCCCGACAACGCCACCGGCAACTTCATCCACATCGTGCAGCGGGTGCCCGTGCGCATCTCGCTTCCCGCCGATGAGCTCGCCAAGAACCCTCTGCGCCCCGGCCTCTCCACCGTGACGACGATCGACGTCACCGACGACCGCACGCCCGTCGACGCCTCCGAAGCCAAAACCACAGCCCCGGAATATTCGACCGACATCTACGACGCAGATCTGAAACAAGGCGGCGTCCAAGCCGAACAGATCGTCAAGCAAAACCTCTTCGCCAACGCCGACCAGACGCCGAAAAAATGCGAGATCGGCGAGTGA